Within Spinacia oleracea cultivar Varoflay chromosome 4, BTI_SOV_V1, whole genome shotgun sequence, the genomic segment GCCTGATTTTTTGCGGGTTTGGCCAGAATTTTCCAGGCCGTTTTTCGGGCCCGGCCCAAAAATTTAAATGTTTTTGACCAGTCTCACAATAGCGAATCAAGTAACAATGATCCATACACAAAAAGTTTCAATATTTTATTGAGTTACATCATACAAACTGAGATGTTCAACTATCAATTATAGCTTGGATTGCTGATTTCTCCACCCCATTGGACTTGATTGGCAACGTTGCGTAGCTGTGAGGACGAGATGAGGTCCATTTGCTTATGGgtatacacaaattcttatttataatgggtgtacaataaatattgtacatcggagtaaaagttgactcaaaatgcttaaaagttacatttatttatgtaaaaattatctattttttaatgatatattttttcatttgaataaaaattatttctttaaaatcactaataatgtataaattaatcatttaatcctttaaaatgtttatctatcaactttttaattttataatataaaagttacagaaaaataggttaaagttacaaaaaactgtataaaagttatcttggtgtacaataaatttattgtacatcttgtgcgcgcaagaccttttgatgtGTATAAGCAACAAAAGTTGGTTAAACATATATAACCAAAAAATCTTGTAACTATACATttacacatcttctaaacaacTTAGGTGAAATCTGAATAAATTGTAGAATATCATTTGTCAACGACTTGTTGGTCTTATTTGGGTGTTCTAATTCTATTTAGAATCGAATTTTTTTCACACCACCATGTTTATCAATGTATTTATAGTTTATTACATGGACATCATGATATTCGAGGTAATCATGAACATATATCATCTCAAAATTTACATTATTTGTGTTTTACTCTTACTTGTTAATTATCTAGTCAAATTATTCTAGCTTTTGTTCacttttttcttaaaaaaatctAGTCCAATAatctgtttgtttgtttgtttttttttccacttattttttcataatttacattatttttgttttactcttacttgttaattatataGTCAAATTATCCTAGCTTTTGTTCAccttttttcttaaaaaatcTAGTCAAATAATATGATTCTTGTTTgttcacttattttttcataATGTACATTATTTTGTTTTACTCTTACTTGTTAATTATCTAGTCAAATTATCCTAGCTTTTGTCCACTTATTTTCTTAAAAAATCTAGTCAAATAatcttgttttgtttttgtttttgttaacttattttttcataatgtgcattatttttgttttactcTTACTTGTTAATTATCTAGTCAAATTACCCTAGCTTTTGTTCACTTTTCTTcttaaaaattatagtcaaataatctgtttgttttgtttgtttatcttatatgaacttatatgaacttatcaaaacttattttagttataagttgtactcggtcaacccttatttttcctgaacttattttatctgaacttaattttcctgaaataaatgaaaataaagtGAACAGAACAAGGCCTTAGTTatactattttattttatggtaTATTTTTACGAATGCTTTTTGGTATGTTCACACATTAAATATACACTTTACCCTTATTAACATTTTACATTTACCATTATTAACTAGCGTgtttgccttttttttttttacgtttgtTATTGTATTGAGAATTTTTGCATttaccatttttttaaaaaaaatttatgtcCAGTTCaaatggtgcaagtaaaaaGCAAGTATTTAACAAGCAACAGGTTCTCTCTCCACTCTCCACTCTCCATATCTCCTCTTCTTCGTTTCCAAAATTTGCCAATCTTAATTACGTACACGAGATCACTAATTTCCATTTCTTAAAACATCTTTCTGCAGTTGTTGAATTCGTAAGCTCAATTCAGCGAATCGCACATTCTACAATCGAAGGTAAAATCTGGCTCATTATTCAAGCACTTTAAACTTTCGAATTCCTAaatttttggttaattttttttttttttttaaattactcATGCTTATGCGAATTTAACTAACGTAAACCTAAATCGATTGAGTATTTGAATCGCGATAATctgtttgtttttttgttttgtttttgttcacTTAGTTTTTATAATGttcattatttttgttttactcTTACTTGTTAATTATCCTAGCTTTTGTTCAccttttttcttaaaaaatctagtcaaataatatgattttttttttgttcacttattttttttcataatgtacattatttttgttttactcTTACTTGTTAATTATCTAGTCAAATTATCCTAGCTTTTGTTCACTTATTTTCTTAAAAAATCTAGTCAAATAatctgttttttgtttttgtttttgttaactTATTTTTCCATAATGTGCATTATTTTTGTTCTACTCTTACTTGTTAATTATCTAGTCAAATTACCCTAGCTTTTGTTCACTTTTCTTcttaaaaattatagtcaaagatattgatggtcaaagttgtgcattgacgtACTTTCATTATATTCGGGAAGATTTTGTCAAATTTGTGCATTGACGTACTTTGGCGTTGTTTTCTTCACCTTATTTCTGCAACGCAAATTACTAAAGGGGGAGGAAGGGTTCGGTCTTTTGTTCTGCAATCCGTTCTATCACTAAAATTGAATAAATCAGCCACTTAATAACAATCCATACTAGCGTTACCTAATTCTCTAATCACCCCCACGAACCGAAAAGACGAGTTATAATACGAAGTTAGTCTTATTCAACAAATTAGACAACGAATCACAATAGTGATCTACATCACGAAAATTTCAACACTTTTTTGAGTTATATTATAAATTGAGATGTTTGACGATCAATTATAGCAACCATAGAACACGAGACGGCCCCAATAATCATTGCGAACTCATACCAGTCTCACACTAGCGAATCAGGTAACAATGATCCATACACAAAGTTTCAATACATTATTGAGTTACATTATACAAACTGAAAAGTTTAACGATAAATTATAGCCTCCATAAAACATAAGACGACCCCAATAATCACCATGATGAGTGATGACCATTATCCAAAACGGAGTACAAATCAGGACAATTGAAAGCTTTATGTGTGCCTTGAGGCTCAACATCTTTAGAAATCTCAGTATCAACCGTcacatgttttttttaattttatttttgttttacattGTATAAAAATTGTATGCTAAGTCACTCGATGTATAATTTTTGGTTCCGCCCCTGATGAACATGAAACAATTTTGgtctaattaacaaattaaatagTGAATTGCGAACCCCATACCCAGTCCCAAATTAGCAAATCAGGTAACAAGCAACAATGACACATACaccaaatttttaatattttattgagTTATATTATACAAACTGAGAAGCTTAACGATCAATTATAGCCTCCATAAACCATAAGACGACCCCAATAATCATCCCGATGACCAAAATCCAAGACGGTGTACAGATCAGGACAATTGAAAGCTTTATGTGTGCCTTGAGGTTCAACATCTTTAGAAATATCAGTATCAACCGTCAcatgtttttaaattttatttttgttttacgttGTTATAAAAATTGTATGCTAAGTTCCCCAATGTATAATTTTTGCTTCTGCCCATGATGAACATGAAACAAAATTAAGTAGTGAATTGCGAATCCATACCGAGTCTCAAATTAGCGAATCAGGTAACACGCAACAATGATCCATACACCAAAATTTCAATATCTTATTGAGTTAAATTATACAAACTGAGAAGTTAAACGATCAATTATAGCCTCCATAAACCATAAGACGACCCCAATAATCACCCGAATGACCAAAATCCAAGACGGTGTACAGATCAGGACAATTGAAAGCTTTATATGTGCCTTGGGGCTCAACATCTTTAGAAATATCAGTATCAACCGTTACATGTCGTAAAAACGACGAAAACCTTGTGTTATAAACTGCCTTCATACCACTACCCATTTCAGGAGGTGGGCTTATTGGGCCTGGATTGCTGATTTCTCCGCCCCATTGAACTTGATTGGCGACATCCGCTAAGCTTGTAAATAGAGTTTTGGGCCAATATCCGATTGGATATAATCTACCATTATTACTTATTGTGACCCACCAGTTTCCATCATCTGAATGCTGTATACAAAAGTTTATTATACACATGAATTaatccaaataaacaaaaacaactaaggggtcgtttggttcacacggggtaaagggaatggaatCAAGAAAGGGTATGGAATGAGATGGAAAGCAAAACACTTTGTTTTCCCAACTTGTTTGGTTTACAAAAGAGAAAAGGAAACCCCATGATACATAGCCATCCCTCTCTTTTGATCTACAACCACCACTCCTCCTTCAATCTAAAACCACCACTATTCCCCCTCCCCTCATCCGTCGGAACTCCGTCCCTCCTCCTCACTTCTTCGTCGTTGTTGCTCCCCTTCCCCGCCGTTGCGCCTCCACGTTCTCTGTTTCCTTTGTTTTCTCTTTCTTCTCCTTTATCTCCATATCTTAGATCTAGTGACTTTGTAGATTTTTATTTGTAATTGATGTTGTTTTTAGGGTAGTAGGTATGATTTTCAAGTGGTTGAAGTTATTTTTGGAGAGAGTGGGTTGTTTTTGGGGGAGGTTAGAGTTTAATACGGGTGTTGAGGTGGTTTTTGGTGGTGGCTTAGTGGCTTTCGTAGGTGGGTTGGTAGTTTCGTGGTGATAGGCTAGATTTCCGGTGATAAGAGGGTGGATTCGTGGTGGTAGGTGGGTGTTTGGTGGAGGTTGGGTAGTTTTGAGGGAGTTAGAGTAGGTTTTTGGTGGTGGTTGTGTAGTGTTGGAGGTGGTTGGGTGGTTGTCGGAGTAGTGCTAGCCGTGAATGTGGTCGGAGTGGTGTTAGCGGGCTGGTGGTTGACGGATGTTGTGGTGTCATAAATTGTCAAGGGTGGCCAAAGGGTAGTTAGGTAGTTGGGTGAAGAGGACTTTGGGAGTATGGATGATTCCTTGGGGGGTGTGGGGAATCATGGTAGAGGTAAGTGGGGGAATCACGGGGGTAAAGAGAATGATTGATTTGGCCTAACAAACAACTTAAAGGGAATCAAGGTAGTTGATTCCCTTTCCCTTTGACAAAGACCCCGAATCAAACGCTCCCTAAAGATTGTCCGTTTGGTATCGTTTTTTGTTtacagttttctgttttttttacaaaactaaaaatcaaaatattaaaactggcagttataattcaatctaaatcacGTGACTTACAAAATTAACATGAATACTATAGGAATGACTATTTTTTAATCCAAATTGAAAACTGACAGTTATATCGGATTATACCTTGAAACAAATCTAATAAGTAGGGATGACCATGTATCCAGTGGCGGATGTACAGTGCAACGTGGGTAGACACAATTTTTTAACTGAAAAATCATTTTAATAGGATGAGTatgtaaaaaaagaaaaaatttggTCAATGTAGGAGTCGAACCCATGATCGAAGGGGACAATCATAACTAGATTTCCTCACTAACCACTCTAGCATCTGCCTTTATGTTTGTTTGTTGTAGATTAACTATATAAaccttatttttaaaattccaattttttttctttttcgggGTGGCACGTCATATTCTCATCTGATTTTTAATTtctacttcgtatatttttgaaatttgcttATATAACACAGAGTATTGCGTATACATATTTCTTGTATAATCTTTAAAATCttagaatttataaaataaCGGTGAAATTGATAAATTTTATGTAAACATTGTAATTAGTACTCCGCaaattatcattatcattttatctattttttaaaaaaattgtattttttgtttcttttaaaaGTGTCTACCCAGTTTCAAAATCCTGGATACGCCACTGCATGTATCCATGACCCGACCCAGACCCTATTGAATCAGCCCCAACTATTTTATAGTCCAGGTCCAATTATTTGAGACTCATATGGGTCCATATTCTTTAAAATGGGTGGGTCCAATATTCTCTTAGACTCAGACTCGGTCTATTTTACCTGGTTTTCCATTGTTTGGTTAGTTTAGCGAGGAAAGTTGTTGAAATTAATAAGAGAGTTTAAGATTTCTCTAACTTTTCATAATTTTCCCATCTATTACCAACGAAGTATTGGCATAGTAGTTAACATTGATGGTCTGTGTATGATGGGTTTCGTGTTCGAATCTCCCATTCCCAATTTGTAATGTTATTGGCTTGTTGCTCTTTATGGCTCATTCCCACACGAAAAGTagttttttctttgattttgaaaGGAAAACTATATTTCCCAATATAACTAAAAGGTTTTACAAATATTTCGCACaattattttttcatagttttCTCTTCAACTAAACAAACACAATACAATTGAGGATTTCGACATTTTTACAGTTATTTTACTCATTAAAGTCAAGTAACCAAATACACTGTTAATGGTCAAACTTTTTAAGAGACGGAGGGTTAAAAATATACCTTTTCAACAGAAATGTTCCAAGTATATTGTACACCACCAATTGCTGAATATTTTTCCGGGACAACGCCTAGAGGTACATCTTTTGACACTTGAACAAAACCTGGACATTGAAGATTTATGCATCCTTGTTGTCCAGCCTATAACAAACATAATAACATTTTTTACGTACAAATTTGTAATTTGTTTtgcttaattaaaatattaatataaacaCTAAATATATATTCTTACTGTAAACTTTGCATAGAGGTGGGTATCATGATCGATAAATAAACTAGGATTcacctgaaaatgagaattaaGCACCCTGATAAAGTGACAATAAACACACAATGAAAAAGAAGTACGAAATATCATACGCGGTAAAATGTACTTCGTAATAAATAACTTAGACCTGATCAACATGAACCCAACACCCTGACCCAGAAAAAGATGAAGTTGTGCAGAAATTTAATGCCTGTTTTTTCggaccaatttttttttgtgcggGTTTTGGGCAATCCAAAACTGATCTTTAGTTATAAAAATTGGTCGTCTCGAAAATggttcaaaatcaatttttttttctccgAATTGAAATATATAGCCGGTTTGGGCACGAAGATTTGGCCCATATTTGATCCGGCCCGAGATGATGGGTTGACCTTTTGGTCATGACCCAATCCAAACCGGACCTGTCTATTAATCAGGTCTAGTATAACTTTGGCGGAACTTAATTTTTGCTTATAAAAATAAGGGGGTTTGGTAAATATACGAACCATCCATCCAGCTTCGATACTATCTGCCccgtttaataatttaattcgaCTCGACGACCATTGAGTTGGTTGTACTTGCGGTCTGTAGATGGAGATGGCAGCATTCGATTTGAAGAACTTCCTATTTGAATCATCCAAGTTTGTTTGAATAACAGCACTCTGCATCAAAAAATAGAATTAATATCACAAATataatttaatataaataacaTAAATTTGGAAGAAATAAATATTATTTGCATGGTCACGTATATATAATTTATATAATTAACATAAAATTGGAAGGAAGATTATTCGTTTGGTCACATgtatataataaatataattaacataAAATTGGGATAATTCTACCAAAATAAACCATATTCCAaaaggttgaaattcccctcaAAAATGGAAAAAACGCTCTCGACTGAAGAGTCGGATCTGGTTCAAAGAAGCAGCAAAAAGGTCAAACGTAAGGCGGTGGTACAACATGGACAGGAAGCAATGGCGGAAATGGTTCAATCCATGGAAACGGACGCTGGTGCAGAGGATACACACCCCCTCATGGAAACGAGAGAACAGCAGATTCGCTCGTATAGTTCTGCTACAAAGGGACACCTTGGCCATCGTGGAGTGACTCAGGTCATAGATGATGAGGATCTGGCTTCTGATGATGACTTGCAAGAtggagaagaagatgaagaaggatgccCTGTAATCCTGCTTTCGAAGGAAGAAAAAAGACGGCTTCGACTTCCGTGGAAACATTCGCTGATAATCAAACTATTTGATAAGAGATTGAGTTATGCGGTTCTGATAAGAAGGCTGAAATTAATGTGGAGCTTGAAAGGAGAAATTGCACTCACTGATGTTGGGTGTGCTTACTATGTAGTCCGATTTACTTCCATGGCAGATTACGATTTTGTTATGACTCAGGGTCCATGGATGATTGGAGACAGCTATCTCACTATTCGAAAATGGGTGCCCAACTTTGTCCCAGATGAGGAACCAATTAAGACTCTCACAGCGTGGGTTCGCATACCAAACCTATCAGTGGAATACTTCGATAGAATATTCCTCCATCGAATTGGAGAAAAAATTGGTAGAGTAGTAAGGATTGATAAGAATACAGAATCGATGGATCGTGGACAATATATTCGATTCTGTATCGAAGTAGATCTCTCAAAACCATTGTTATCAAAATTCAGACTCAATGGACGGGTATGGAGGATCCAGTACGAAGGGCTTCGTCAGATATGTTTCAAATGTGGTCACTTAGGGCACAAAGATTCAGAATGCCCTAAGTTTAAACACACAAGAACAGATGAACATGCAGAAGGCCAATGTAATGCGTTGCCTGTGCTAGAAACACAGGGTCCCAAGGTCCTGCGCCCAGAAGAGCAAGATCAATACGGCACTTGGATGTTAGTCCAAAAGTTACCAAGGAAGACTCTAGCGAAGGCAAAGGGGGTCCAAACCAAGCAAGCCGATCCGAAAGCGAGTGAACAGAATAGATCGACGCCTAAAGTTGGGGTTGGAAACCAAAGATACAGGGCGAGAAATCAGGAGCAGAATCATAATAATATTGACTTGGTCAAAAGCGGTTCGATATTTGCGGCTCTAAATCAAGTTACTGAAGATAACAACTCGAATGGAAATAATATGGAAACGGAGGAAGATTTCGAATTCGAAAGGAATATTATTAAGGAAACTATAGTAGACCAGTGCCAATATATGGAAGAGGAAATTATTCGGGAGGAAAATATTTCCTTGGGAAGCAAGTCTATTAATGACAAACAGAATAATGAATCGGGTGACAATTTGGAATATATTCCCACAGTAGATTTGGATGCAGACTCAAACTGCTCGGCCAAAGATAAGGAAAGTAGTATTAATTGGAAACTGGATATTCACTCGGAACAAGACCCTTCTGTTATTGGACTAGAGAATCCTACCTTACCTCTAC encodes:
- the LOC110800975 gene encoding uncharacterized protein gives rise to the protein MQIICLIISSIFLGGVLGKSLSQQPILTLKTKNGQVYDCEDFYKQPAFDHPALKNDISKVRLPMVHFGTKPKNIGLKEGGCPPGTVPILRVNTREPGEPIPPPPPAPQEHCSAVIQTNLDDSNRKFFKSNAAISIYRPQVQPTQWSSSRIKLLNGADSIEAGWMVNPSLFIDHDTHLYAKFTAGQQGCINLQCPGFVQVSKDVPLGVVPEKYSAIGGVQYTWNISVEKHSDDGNWWVTISNNGRLYPIGYWPKTLFTSLADVANQVQWGGEISNPGPISPPPEMGSGMKAVYNTRFSSFLRHVTVDTDISKDVEPQGTYKAFNCPDLYTVLDFGHSGDYWGRLMVYGGYN